From Citricoccus sp. SGAir0253, a single genomic window includes:
- a CDS encoding transketolase, with amino-acid sequence MAATITRPETSVSELEEKAYELREKLLLLCGEYDGAVHIGGDLSSADLLTVLFQYGMHVDPQDLRNPERDRFVLSKGHAAVCMYITMAIRGFFDYEEIVRTYGRLDSAYGMHPCKVQLPGVEVSTGSLGHGLPLATGMALHGRRQGMQHRVFTLMGDGETGEGSVWEAALAAHSNGLGNLVAVIDRNRQLMTSFSEERVKLEPYPDKWRAFGWNVVEVDGHDMGALVEAVDGLPAPDSDTPTVLIADTVKGKGVDFMERNLAWHAGSLNDKDLQRALASLADGRKVA; translated from the coding sequence ATGGCAGCAACCATCACGCGGCCGGAGACGTCTGTCTCCGAGCTCGAGGAAAAGGCCTATGAATTGCGGGAGAAACTGCTTCTCCTGTGCGGTGAATACGATGGAGCGGTGCACATCGGGGGTGACCTCTCCTCCGCGGACCTCCTCACCGTGCTGTTCCAGTACGGCATGCACGTGGACCCGCAGGACCTGCGCAACCCCGAGCGGGACCGGTTCGTCCTGAGCAAGGGCCACGCCGCGGTCTGCATGTACATCACCATGGCCATCCGCGGCTTCTTCGACTACGAGGAGATCGTCCGCACCTACGGGCGCCTGGACTCCGCCTACGGCATGCACCCGTGCAAGGTCCAGCTGCCCGGCGTGGAGGTCTCCACCGGCTCCCTCGGCCACGGCCTGCCCCTGGCCACGGGGATGGCGCTGCACGGCCGGCGCCAGGGCATGCAGCACCGCGTCTTCACGCTGATGGGGGACGGCGAGACCGGCGAGGGCTCCGTGTGGGAGGCCGCCCTGGCCGCCCACAGCAACGGCCTGGGCAACCTCGTGGCGGTCATCGACCGCAACCGGCAGCTGATGACGAGCTTCTCCGAGGAGCGGGTGAAGCTCGAGCCGTACCCGGACAAGTGGCGGGCCTTCGGCTGGAACGTGGTCGAGGTGGACGGGCACGACATGGGCGCGCTGGTGGAGGCCGTCGACGGCCTGCCCGCCCCGGACTCGGACACCCCCACGGTGCTCATCGCGGACACCGTCAAGGGCAAGGGCGTGGACTTCATGGAGCGGAACCTGGCGTGGCACGCCGGCTCGCTCAACGACAAGGACCTCCAGCGGGCCCTGGCCTCGCTGGCCGACGGACGGAAGGTGGCCTGA